From the genome of Planctomycetia bacterium:
GCCGCGTCCTCCCCGCGGCGGCGGGCCGCGAGGTGCTCGCCCGCTACGAGGCGGGCCCGACGCCGCCGGCGCCGTCCAACCGGCGTGGCACGATCGAGCGGTTCGACGGCAGCACCGCCCACGTCCGGCTCGTGGCGGCGACGGTGGACGTGGCGGCGATCCGTCGTCACCGGCCCCGCGTCTGGCTCGACTCCGGCCACGGCGCCGGCAGCTGTGTCGCCCGGCCGCTGCTCGCCCACCTCGGCTGCGACCTCGTACTCGAGGGGGGCGAGCCCGACGGCCTCTTTGCCCATCTCCCCGAGCCGACGGCGGAAAACCTCGCCGGGCTCCTGCCGCAGATCACTGCGGTGGGCGCAGACATCGGCTTCTTCCAGGATCCAGACGCCGACCGGCTGGCGATCGCCACGGCCGCGGGACGCTACATCGGCGAGGAGGCGACGCTCGCGCTGGCGGTCGAGGGCGTGCTCGCCAAGACGCCCGGTCCGGTGGTGGTCAACTGCTCGACCAGCGGCATGACCGGGATGATCGCCGCCCGGCACGGCGTCCCCTGCCACGTCTCCGCGGTCGGCGAGGCCAACGTCGTCGACCGGATGCTGGCCACCGGCGCGGTCATCGGCGGCGAGGGGAACGGCGGCGTCATCGACCCGCGTGTCGTGCTCGTCCGCGACAGCTTCGTGGCCATGGCCCTCGTGCTCGATCGGATGTGCGCGGGCACGATGCTCACGAGCATCGATGAACTGGCCCGGGCGCTGCCG
Proteins encoded in this window:
- a CDS encoding phosphoglucosamine mutase; translation: MEVLLSRKRRPGPRNGADAGRVTALYTARPMSVTATDSEPLIVSVSGLRGVVGGALTADVAVRYVAAFAATLPPGPIVIGRDGRSSGPALSAAIVEHLVAVGRDVIDCGPAATPTVGIVVRERATAGGIQISASHNPAKYNGLKLFSAAGRVLPAAAGREVLARYEAGPTPPAPSNRRGTIERFDGSTAHVRLVAATVDVAAIRRHRPRVWLDSGHGAGSCVARPLLAHLGCDLVLEGGEPDGLFAHLPEPTAENLAGLLPQITAVGADIGFFQDPDADRLAIATAAGRYIGEEATLALAVEGVLAKTPGPVVVNCSTSGMTGMIAARHGVPCHVSAVGEANVVDRMLATGAVIGGEGNGGVIDPRVVLVRDSFVAMALVLDRMCAGTMLTSIDELARALPHLVMKKTKLDLAPGLRGPALVAGLDRIAAAFPAARADRLDGLRLDWPGGWLLVRSSNTEPIVRLVAEAKTGADVDEALGRAAAALVG